In the Osmerus eperlanus chromosome 27, fOsmEpe2.1, whole genome shotgun sequence genome, one interval contains:
- the cdx1b gene encoding homeobox protein CDX-1b, whose product MYVGYLLDKDSNMYPNPVRHTGLNLNHQNFVSAPQQYSDFPGYHVPGINNDPHHGQTGAWNPVYAPPRDDWSHYGAATGPSTSNPGPIGFSPPEFSPVQPPGLLPSSINTVGQLSPNSQRRNPYDWMRRSAPPTTTGGKTRTKDKYRVVYTDHQRLELEKEFHYSRYITIRRKAELATALSLSERQVKIWFQNRRAKERKVNKKKMQQPQAASTTTPTPPGNGLPPNAAMVTSSSSGLVSPSIPMTIKEEY is encoded by the exons ATGTACGTGGGTTATCTACTGGATAAGGACAGCAACATGTACCCTAACCCGGTGCGTCACACAGGGCTCAACCTCAACCACCAGAACTTCGTGTCAGCTCCGCAGCAGTACTCGGACTTCCCCGGATACCACGTTCCCGGGATTAACAATGACCCCCATCACGGGCAGACTGGGGCCTGGAACCCGGTTTACGCGCCGCCGAGGGACGATTGGTCACACTACGGGGCAGCGACGGGGCCGTCCACGTCAAACCCCGGGCCCATTGGCTTCAGCCCGCCAGAGTTCTCCCCGGTCCAGCCGCCGGgtctcctcccgtcctccatCAACACCGTGGGTCAACTGTCCCCCAACTCCCAGCGCCGGAATCCCTACGACTGGATGAGACGGAGCGCTCCGCCGACCACTACCG GCGGGAAGACGCGGACCAAGGACAAGTACCGTGTGGTGTACACAGACCACCAGAggctggagctggagaaggagttCCACTACAGCAGATACATCACCATCAGGAGGAAGGCTGAGCTGGCCAcagctctcagcctctcagaacgacag GTGAAGATCTGGTTCCAGAACAGACGGGCCAAGGAGCGGAAGGTAAACAAGAAGAAGATGCAACAACCCCAAGccgcctccaccaccacccccaccccgcccgGCAATGGCCTCCCACCCAACGCTGCCATGgtgaccagcagcagcagcggccTGGTGTCTCCCTCAATCCCCATGACCATCAAGGAGGAGTACTGA